A portion of the Blastopirellula sediminis genome contains these proteins:
- a CDS encoding Lpg1974 family pore-forming outer membrane protein, which produces MAALLATPAFAQDAPVSSAHGIGFFAKPNGGNQTPPVPQSVDQLQWPEAAPAVYSPGNAVTSVTPVSFESQLAATCDCQRCSPCGFDTCCCDQRWAHRTGGYGEFLYLRARDADVAYAQIRDGATPFGRTAVADPDYSSGLRVGFWSAWDCRSSLGVSYTGFCSNTTDTLATDAPLSIASLVIHPGSVAAGSTGLEANASLDVSFDQVDITYRRIWGATETASVNWLAGVRYGRIQQQFQSEISVNGTTTVQSELDFDGVGFTFGFDAERYAPCSGWLIYSKGNAAFLAGEFRGDYTQFDSTDPLEIQTDWKAGRIVPVLDLELGFGWQGYNNHLRLTAGYVVQSWFNTVSTDAWIQGVQNSNFVGLNNGMTFDGLTAKIEYVW; this is translated from the coding sequence ATGGCTGCGTTGCTGGCGACGCCGGCGTTTGCTCAAGATGCTCCCGTTTCTTCTGCGCACGGCATTGGCTTCTTCGCCAAGCCGAACGGCGGCAATCAGACGCCTCCCGTTCCGCAATCGGTAGACCAATTGCAATGGCCGGAAGCCGCTCCAGCCGTCTACTCGCCCGGAAACGCGGTCACGTCGGTTACACCGGTTTCCTTTGAATCGCAGCTGGCCGCCACTTGCGATTGCCAACGCTGCAGTCCCTGCGGCTTCGACACTTGCTGCTGCGATCAACGCTGGGCCCATCGCACCGGCGGCTACGGCGAATTCCTCTATCTGCGTGCCCGCGACGCGGACGTCGCCTACGCTCAGATTCGGGACGGAGCGACGCCGTTCGGTCGTACCGCCGTGGCCGATCCTGATTACAGCAGCGGTCTCCGGGTCGGCTTCTGGTCGGCGTGGGATTGCCGCTCCAGTCTTGGCGTTTCGTACACTGGTTTCTGCAGCAACACCACCGACACGCTGGCGACCGACGCTCCCCTGTCGATCGCGTCGCTGGTCATTCATCCCGGTTCCGTCGCGGCCGGATCAACCGGCTTGGAAGCCAACGCGTCGCTCGACGTCAGCTTCGACCAGGTCGACATCACCTACCGCCGCATCTGGGGCGCTACCGAAACGGCGTCGGTCAACTGGCTCGCCGGCGTTCGCTATGGTCGCATCCAACAACAGTTTCAGTCGGAGATTTCGGTAAACGGGACGACGACCGTCCAGTCCGAACTCGATTTTGACGGCGTCGGTTTCACCTTCGGCTTTGACGCCGAGCGTTACGCTCCTTGCAGCGGGTGGCTCATCTATAGCAAAGGAAACGCGGCATTTTTGGCCGGCGAATTCCGCGGCGACTACACCCAATTCGACTCGACCGACCCGCTCGAAATCCAAACCGACTGGAAAGCCGGTCGCATCGTGCCGGTCCTCGATCTCGAACTCGGCTTCGGGTGGCAAGGTTACAACAATCATCTCCGACTAACGGCGGGTTACGTCGTCCAGTCGTGGTTCAACACGGTGAGCACCGATGCGTGGATCCAAGGAGTGCAAAACTCAAATTTTGTTGGTCTAAATAACGGGATGACTTTCGACGGCTTGACCGCCAAAATCGAGTATGTGTGGTAA